The Bacteroidota bacterium genome includes the window CTTCTAACCAATCTACTCCATGGCGGCTTCTATGGCGGCTTCAAACGTTTCCAGAGGCTGCGCACCGCTTACGAGTTGGCCGTTGACGAAGAAAACCGGTGTAGAGTTGACACCGTGTTTGATGCCCAGTTGGAGAGCTGCATCAACCATGGAAGAAGCAGCTTTGTAGGCTTCTCCGTCGCGGTCTGTTGAACAGGCATTCCACTGCTCCATGGCAATACCAGAATCAGCAAGATAACCGGTACTCATCTCGATCAGGTTATCAGCATTGAGCTGCGACTGGTCTTCGAAGTATTTGTCGTGAAGCGTCCAGAACGCGTCTGAAGACTGGTTGGCAGCGCAAAGGGATGCAATTGAAGCTGCCCGGGCCCAGGGGTGGATGCTTTCGAGCGGAAACTGCATGTATACCAAACGTACATCTTCTGCATGTTTGGCGATCAGTTTGTGCATGGTATCTGTAGCGCGTGCGCAATACGGACACTGGAAATCTGAGAACTCAACAATGGTAACAGGTGCGTCGCCACTACCCCGGTAAGGCAAATTGGCAACAGCCGGCATCAAGTCAGCATGGATGGCTACTGCTTTTTGACGCTCCGCTTCTTTGCGGGCTGCAATTTGCTCAGCTAACTCGTCTTCTGTTTTGCTAACGTCAAAAGGGCCGCCGGCAAGCAAGAACAGTTTGCTGTCTCCGTCTGTGATAATGAAAGGCTGCTGTTGCTGCCCATCTACAACAAAACTACCCATCTCAACACCGGGCGCCCCAATCTCTTCGAAATCGCCAATTTCGACTGAATGGGTTTCAAGTTGTGGAAACAGAACGTACAAATTAGCCTTGATGCGGTCTTTCCGGCTCTGCGAATCATCTACCTGTGCGCAGGCAGATGCAATCGTAAAAAAGGTCGTAAAAAGCAGGAGCAGGAGTGTATTTACAGTAAATCTATTTTTCATCGAACGAATCGTGTGGGAGCCCAGAAGGCCAAAAATGGAATAATCTCGCGTTAACTACTCATTTACACAGTATTGGGTTCATAACAAGCGCAAGAAGGCAAGCAGTTCGTCTAATCAGCCAACATAAAAAAGGGCCCGGAGGCATAGCTCCAGGCCCTTTTGTGTCTTACCATTGATTCTTTGTGGCTTACTTCACAAGCACAACTTTGCCGACTTTCATGTAGTCGTTGGCCTGGAAGCGGACCATGTACACGCCCGCTGCAAGCGGCCGCCCACCATCGTCACTGCCATCCCAC containing:
- a CDS encoding DsbA family protein; amino-acid sequence: MKNRFTVNTLLLLLFTTFFTIASACAQVDDSQSRKDRIKANLYVLFPQLETHSVEIGDFEEIGAPGVEMGSFVVDGQQQQPFIITDGDSKLFLLAGGPFDVSKTEDELAEQIAARKEAERQKAVAIHADLMPAVANLPYRGSGDAPVTIVEFSDFQCPYCARATDTMHKLIAKHAEDVRLVYMQFPLESIHPWARAASIASLCAANQSSDAFWTLHDKYFEDQSQLNADNLIEMSTGYLADSGIAMEQWNACSTDRDGEAYKAASSMVDAALQLGIKHGVNSTPVFFVNGQLVSGAQPLETFEAAIEAAME